A genome region from Bifidobacterium coryneforme includes the following:
- a CDS encoding glycosyltransferase family 2 protein: MAFLKVLDILMMILGSVGVVYQAICIVTSFVSKPVVFPKAPYNKRFAVLISARNEEGVVGTLIDSIQSQTYPSSMVDIWLVADNCTDDTAGLARSKGCHVVERQDSERIGKGYALSYLLDNIISQGYSKQYDAFFVFDADNRLDRHYIEEMNKAFQSGFRILTSYRNSVNFSDNWVSSGSALWFIRESRFLNSSRMVFGSSCHVGGTGFMFSREVMERNNGWKFHLLTEDLEFTMDSVLHGDRIGYCGTAILYDEQPVTFKQSWRQRLRWSKGFLQVFRYYGPALISRAFRERDFSAVDLTILICPLTVLAVIRCVFGVLFPALGFVTWGSQITELVDWVASALLGILALMGLAAITVLAERDKIGASNKELFAYCLSFPIFMLSYLPISFQAIFANPGWKPIEHSGK; this comes from the coding sequence ATGGCCTTTTTGAAGGTGCTTGACATCCTCATGATGATTCTGGGGTCGGTCGGCGTGGTCTATCAGGCCATCTGCATCGTAACCTCATTCGTGTCCAAACCTGTGGTCTTCCCCAAGGCCCCTTATAACAAACGTTTCGCGGTCCTGATTTCGGCCCGTAACGAGGAGGGTGTGGTCGGGACGCTGATCGACTCCATCCAGTCGCAGACCTATCCCAGCAGTATGGTCGACATCTGGCTGGTGGCCGACAACTGCACCGATGATACGGCCGGGCTGGCCCGGTCCAAGGGCTGTCACGTGGTCGAGCGGCAAGACTCCGAACGGATAGGCAAGGGGTACGCCCTCTCCTATCTTCTCGACAACATCATCAGCCAGGGGTACTCAAAGCAGTATGACGCCTTCTTCGTCTTCGATGCCGACAACCGGCTTGACCGTCACTACATCGAAGAGATGAACAAGGCCTTCCAGTCCGGGTTCCGTATCCTGACCAGTTATCGCAACTCCGTCAACTTCTCCGACAACTGGGTTTCCTCGGGATCGGCCCTGTGGTTCATCAGGGAATCGCGCTTCCTCAATTCCTCCAGGATGGTCTTCGGGTCCAGCTGCCACGTGGGCGGTACAGGATTCATGTTCTCCAGGGAGGTCATGGAGCGCAACAATGGTTGGAAATTCCACCTTCTGACCGAGGATCTGGAGTTCACCATGGATTCCGTTCTCCACGGTGACAGGATCGGGTATTGCGGCACCGCAATCCTCTATGACGAGCAACCCGTAACCTTCAAGCAGAGCTGGCGACAGCGGTTGCGGTGGAGCAAGGGCTTTCTCCAGGTCTTCCGCTACTACGGGCCTGCCCTGATAAGTCGTGCTTTCAGGGAGCGTGACTTTTCGGCAGTCGATCTGACCATACTGATCTGCCCTTTGACCGTTCTTGCCGTCATCCGTTGCGTCTTCGGTGTCCTGTTCCCCGCCCTCGGCTTTGTGACCTGGGGGAGTCAGATAACGGAACTGGTGGATTGGGTGGCTTCTGCGCTCCTGGGCATTCTGGCATTGATGGGTCTGGCTGCCATCACCGTCCTGGCTGAGCGTGACAAGATTGGCGCTTCCAACAAGGAGCTCTTCGCATACTGCCTGAGTTTCCCAATCTTCATGTTGAGCTACCTGCCCATCTCCTTCCAGGCCATCTTCGCCAACCCGGGATGGAAACCCATCGAGCACAGCGGGAAATAG
- the tilS gene encoding tRNA lysidine(34) synthetase TilS: MVYSAQMKKAVGALRSSLEGAGLGRQGDRFTRHGSHLPDPDAPLVLVACSGGRDSMALASVAATVSSMLGLRCGAILIDHGLSEGSDRVSLEAAANCRKLGLDPVLVRSVQVRRTSAGLEADAREARYEAIGEEAGHVHASAVLLAHTMDDQAETVLIGLIRSQGLDAITGMNHRMKRDGLDYLRPFLGLTRQETTEICRQQGLSWWDDPTNGDGFPDDQPLPADLPLRSRVRHDLLPGLSRFAGRDMVRRLAQGADLARRDAEYLDRQADALADQVVMPPEPDDADQGILARLDARSLSARDSALRLRFLAHLLSNLGVPASSQQVESLDALASDWHGQQGPVFPSSYSAFRKCQVILICNDGVHANR, translated from the coding sequence GTGGTGTATTCCGCTCAGATGAAGAAGGCCGTGGGAGCCCTCCGCTCCAGTCTTGAGGGCGCCGGGCTGGGCAGGCAGGGCGATAGGTTCACCCGACACGGCAGCCATCTGCCCGACCCCGATGCGCCGCTCGTACTTGTGGCCTGCTCCGGCGGGCGGGACTCCATGGCTCTGGCATCGGTTGCTGCTACGGTCTCGTCCATGTTGGGTCTGCGATGCGGGGCGATCCTGATTGATCATGGGCTCTCCGAGGGGTCCGATCGAGTCAGCCTCGAAGCCGCAGCGAACTGCCGGAAGCTGGGTCTGGACCCTGTTCTGGTCAGGTCTGTCCAAGTGCGCCGCACCAGTGCAGGTCTGGAGGCCGATGCCCGTGAGGCCAGGTATGAGGCCATAGGTGAAGAAGCCGGACACGTTCACGCCTCGGCCGTCCTTTTGGCCCACACGATGGATGACCAGGCCGAGACCGTGCTCATCGGGCTTATCAGGTCCCAAGGTCTGGATGCCATCACCGGTATGAACCATCGGATGAAACGGGACGGGCTCGACTATCTGCGCCCCTTCCTGGGACTTACCCGGCAGGAGACGACGGAGATATGCCGGCAGCAGGGGCTCTCCTGGTGGGATGACCCCACCAACGGCGATGGGTTCCCTGACGACCAGCCCCTTCCTGCGGACCTTCCCCTGCGCTCGCGGGTGCGGCATGACCTCCTGCCTGGGCTGAGCCGGTTCGCCGGTCGCGACATGGTCCGTCGTCTGGCCCAGGGGGCGGACCTTGCCAGGCGGGATGCCGAATATCTGGACCGGCAGGCGGATGCTTTGGCCGACCAGGTGGTCATGCCCCCCGAACCCGATGACGCCGACCAGGGGATTCTGGCTCGTCTGGATGCCCGCAGTCTTTCCGCCCGGGATTCGGCCCTTCGCTTACGGTTCCTGGCCCACCTTCTGTCCAATCTGGGAGTCCCGGCGAGCTCCCAACAGGTTGAATCGTTGGATGCCCTGGCTTCGGATTGGCACGGCCAACAGGGGCCCGTTTTTCCCAGTTCGTATTCAGCTTTTCGTAAGTGTCAAGTCATTCTCATATGCAATGATGGAGTCCATGCGAATCGCTGA
- the hpt gene encoding hypoxanthine phosphoribosyltransferase, producing MRIADIESHIDHELVSKQQIEDLIQKTAVRISKDYQGKDLMMVAVLKGAFNTLAAISQAVTIPVQIEFMSISSYPGQKTTVSNGDITVRMDLGCDVRGRHILIVEDIIDSGYTLHWLVNELKSRGAASVEVFALLDKTVRHEVEVDVKYPGYTIPDEFVVGFGLDYDEQYRNLDSIAVLKSDEYLTQEQNQGEIA from the coding sequence ATGCGAATCGCTGATATTGAATCCCACATTGATCATGAGTTGGTATCCAAGCAACAGATAGAGGACCTGATTCAGAAGACGGCCGTCCGTATCAGCAAGGATTATCAGGGCAAGGACCTGATGATGGTGGCCGTGCTCAAGGGGGCTTTCAATACCCTGGCCGCCATCTCCCAGGCCGTCACCATCCCGGTCCAGATCGAGTTCATGAGCATCTCCAGCTATCCCGGTCAGAAGACCACGGTTTCGAATGGTGACATTACGGTGCGGATGGATCTGGGGTGCGATGTACGCGGCCGGCATATTCTGATCGTCGAGGACATCATCGACTCCGGATACACCCTGCATTGGTTGGTGAACGAGCTGAAATCCCGTGGGGCCGCATCCGTAGAGGTCTTCGCCCTGCTCGACAAGACCGTCAGGCATGAGGTCGAAGTGGACGTCAAGTATCCCGGATACACCATTCCCGATGAGTTCGTAGTCGGCTTCGGTCTTGATTATGACGAGCAATACCGTAATCTTGACTCGATCGCCGTGCTCAAATCGGACGAGTATCTGACGCAGGAACAGAACCAGGGGGAAATCGCATGA
- a CDS encoding D-alanyl-D-alanine carboxypeptidase/D-alanyl-D-alanine-endopeptidase yields the protein MDGRHQVVQTRRSLVARRWRVALSILMSVILIGGYAVADVMDLLPGPLTLETSKTRTISPARSVRAPADDLGGDGAGGPVDQAVARQLVEEFTTTPGLGHDYSLVVHQADGRPVVEESAQVVRQPASTMKTLTAAAAASELDMSSCLTTDVQLREVSGDHAVLVLKGHGDMLLGTGNNDPAHVNGRAGLSSLAAKTAGALRKAGVSRVWVAYDDSLFGEEGEPEGIQENNPDGVYFQHPTSMAIDQARDWTGIQQGTDPDAGGVYLPRVVDPAAEATKVFARVLAGNGIKVDNPDQPNQAESGQGSVIASVQSARLSEIMALMLRTSDNTLAELFGRLTAAKLGKENSPGGAVKAVTEALDHLGVNTGGLVMADCSGLAPGSELSVNTLVQIQELALESKGITPVAKGLSVVGLTGTAAERKVNDLADGLVRVKTGTLDQVTSMTGNVSRRSGGSLVFAVIVNNPEDMTAARQAVDRLVTSLDRL from the coding sequence TTGGATGGTAGACACCAAGTGGTGCAGACCCGAAGGTCGCTGGTGGCGCGGCGGTGGAGAGTGGCCCTGTCCATCCTGATGTCGGTGATCCTGATCGGTGGGTATGCAGTTGCGGACGTCATGGATCTTCTGCCAGGTCCTTTGACCCTTGAAACATCCAAAACCAGAACCATCTCGCCGGCCAGATCCGTCCGTGCACCCGCAGATGACCTGGGGGGTGACGGTGCCGGTGGTCCTGTTGACCAGGCTGTGGCCCGGCAGCTGGTAGAGGAGTTCACTACTACTCCGGGGTTGGGGCATGACTACTCCCTGGTCGTCCACCAGGCGGATGGGAGGCCGGTCGTTGAAGAGTCTGCCCAGGTGGTGCGGCAGCCCGCTTCGACCATGAAGACCCTGACGGCAGCCGCAGCCGCCTCCGAACTGGATATGTCATCCTGCCTGACCACCGATGTGCAGCTCAGAGAGGTCTCGGGCGACCACGCCGTGCTGGTGCTCAAAGGACATGGCGATATGCTGCTGGGGACAGGCAACAATGATCCCGCTCATGTCAACGGCCGTGCAGGTCTGTCCAGCCTGGCCGCGAAGACGGCTGGAGCCCTGCGTAAAGCCGGCGTCAGCCGGGTGTGGGTGGCCTATGACGACAGTCTCTTCGGTGAGGAAGGGGAACCCGAAGGAATCCAGGAAAACAATCCTGACGGTGTTTACTTCCAGCATCCCACTTCCATGGCCATCGACCAGGCCCGTGACTGGACCGGCATCCAACAAGGTACCGATCCGGATGCAGGCGGTGTATATCTGCCCAGGGTTGTCGATCCGGCGGCAGAGGCCACCAAGGTCTTTGCCAGGGTCCTGGCAGGCAACGGTATAAAGGTCGATAATCCGGATCAGCCCAATCAGGCCGAATCCGGACAAGGGTCGGTCATCGCCAGTGTTCAGTCAGCTCGTCTCAGCGAAATCATGGCTCTGATGCTCAGAACATCAGACAACACGCTGGCAGAGCTCTTCGGCCGACTGACCGCAGCCAAACTGGGCAAGGAGAACAGCCCTGGTGGAGCAGTAAAGGCCGTTACAGAGGCGCTTGACCACCTTGGAGTGAATACAGGTGGGCTGGTCATGGCCGATTGCTCCGGACTGGCCCCCGGATCCGAGCTGAGTGTGAACACCCTGGTTCAGATACAGGAGCTTGCCCTTGAATCCAAGGGAATCACCCCTGTAGCCAAAGGACTCTCGGTCGTTGGGTTGACTGGAACCGCAGCGGAGAGGAAAGTGAATGATCTTGCAGACGGTCTGGTCAGGGTCAAGACCGGCACCCTGGATCAGGTCACATCCATGACGGGCAACGTTTCCCGAAGATCCGGCGGGAGTCTGGTCTTCGCCGTCATCGTCAACAACCCGGAGGATATGACTGCCGCCCGGCAGGCCGTGGATCGGCTGGTCACATCCCTGGACCGTTTGTAA